The Desulfococcus multivorans DNA window GTCGCGTCTTGCTTAACAGCCATTTCTCCCAATCCTCGGCGGACTGCCACGTGCTGATCACCAGGAACACGTCCAGGCGGTCCATGCTTTTCAAGGTTTCTCCAGAGATATAACCCGGCTGCTGGGTGGCCAGCTGCCGCATTTGCCTGAAAAGCGGTATCATCTCTTTTGCCTTATCCCTGGGAACAACGCGTTTGATGAGAACTTTGACGGTCATCTCGGCCTCCTTTGGTTGTGTTCCGGGTATCTTTTCCTGCAACTTTCCTCGATCGGCCAAAAACTGAGGGTGAGACTAACATACGCCTGTTTCCGGAAATCATCAAGGCGTAACTTATAACTTTCGTGAGATCGACCGGAAAGGGGCGTGTCACGGCATTTGACATCTCTTTCGATATGAAATATGGTTCGTTTCTGAAAACGATCGTGTGCTTCGCGAATGCATCTATAAAGGGCTCAACTTTCGACTTTCATGAGCGTGATCGTAAAGATACGGCCTATCAAAGTCGAACGTTGAGTAAAGGGAAATACCCATGGAAAAATCGATGATTGTCGACGCGTTGGAGAAATGTGAGTTTTTTGATGGATTGAACAGGGCGGATATCCAGAGAATTGCAGGCATTTGCCGGTTCAAACCGTATGCCGCCGGAGAGACGATTTTCGAGCAGGGGGATTCCGGTGAGAATCTTTACGTTATCCTGGACGGCCTCGTGTTTCTGGAACGGTCCCTGGACCTGGGAAGCCGGAAGGGTCGGATCACGATTGAGAGCCTGGGAAAAGGCCGGGTCCTGGGCTGCTGGTCGACTTTGCTGAACGAAACCCATGTGATGATGTCCACGGCCACCTGCCGGGAGGCGACTGGAATCCTGGTGCTCAAGGGATCGGAATTGAGAGGGATAATGACGGAAAACGTGGCCTTTGGTTTCAATATCATGGAAAAATTCTGTCATATCCTGTTGGAGCGAATTCAGGCGGCCTACGGGGCCATGGAGAAGATCTGATCGGGGATCTCGATGGATGAGGAGTTGTCAATGGAAGACGAGATTCTTGCAAAGGAAGCGACCCTGATTGCGGAATTGCGCGCACGGATCGCCCGGGACTATACAAAGCAACGGGGAAATCTCATCCCCATGCTGCAACTGATGCAGGCCAAGCTGGCCTACCTCCCACCCGCAGCCATCGAAATCGTTGCCGAATATCTCGAGATTCCGCCATCCGAGGTTTTCGGCGTCGCCACCTTTTACAATCAGTTTCGATTCAATCCGCCGGGGAAATACCCCGTAAAGGTTTGCATGGGAACCGCATGCCATGTCAAGGGCGGCGACATCATCCTCGAAAATTTCGAGCGGCGGCTGGGCATCAAGGAAGGGGAAACCACCGAAGACCGGGAATTCAGCATCGAACGCGTTGCGTGTGTCGGTTGCTGTGCTCTTGCACCCGTAGCCTTGATCGGAGATGATGTCCATGCCCATATGGCCCCCAGCAAGGTCGAGGGTCTGTTTTCGCGAATTCAGATCCAAAAAGAGATCGCGGAGAGAAACAAACATGAATCCGGAAATTAAAGAGACTATCAAGACGAAATTTGACGCGCTCCGCCGGGAAGCCGTTCGACGGCAGGATCTGTTTCG harbors:
- the nuoE gene encoding NADH-quinone oxidoreductase subunit NuoE — protein: MEDEILAKEATLIAELRARIARDYTKQRGNLIPMLQLMQAKLAYLPPAAIEIVAEYLEIPPSEVFGVATFYNQFRFNPPGKYPVKVCMGTACHVKGGDIILENFERRLGIKEGETTEDREFSIERVACVGCCALAPVALIGDDVHAHMAPSKVEGLFSRIQIQKEIAERNKHESGN
- a CDS encoding Crp/Fnr family transcriptional regulator — its product is MEKSMIVDALEKCEFFDGLNRADIQRIAGICRFKPYAAGETIFEQGDSGENLYVILDGLVFLERSLDLGSRKGRITIESLGKGRVLGCWSTLLNETHVMMSTATCREATGILVLKGSELRGIMTENVAFGFNIMEKFCHILLERIQAAYGAMEKI
- a CDS encoding antibiotic biosynthesis monooxygenase family protein; this translates as MTVKVLIKRVVPRDKAKEMIPLFRQMRQLATQQPGYISGETLKSMDRLDVFLVISTWQSAEDWEKWLLSKTRQDVQAKIDALLGGKTEYELFQYGVTD